The Winogradskyella schleiferi genome has a window encoding:
- a CDS encoding endonuclease/exonuclease/phosphatase family protein, giving the protein MTNSKLKTALTVFGFIAILFTLLPFVALDYWWIRMFDFPHLQLTFLTVSAILFYIIKFDFKQWRDYLFMGVLILCAIYQFSKIFPYTAFADYEVLNSEKTKPLLSLFTANVLQENDKYNMLKTMHKTIDADVMLYTETNSKWMKAINGDLNPTYIDKVEVPKANTYGMLLYSKFELIEPTVHYLVSDSVPSIHTKIKLTSNDTIQLFAIHPTPPMPQENPTSSDRDTEMMMIAKLALDSKYPVVVIGDFNDVAWSVTSKLFQNVSRLLDIRKGRGLYNTYSADSYIMRWPLDHIFISSEFKLRKVKRCDDINSDHFPLLTILSYEPEDRELQQRPYPTKDELKRAEDQIKKFKEEQLKQN; this is encoded by the coding sequence ATGACCAATTCCAAACTTAAAACTGCGTTAACCGTTTTTGGTTTTATCGCTATCTTATTTACCTTATTGCCTTTTGTAGCATTGGATTATTGGTGGATTCGAATGTTTGATTTTCCACATCTGCAACTTACATTTTTAACGGTTTCTGCGATTCTGTTTTACATTATTAAATTCGATTTTAAACAATGGCGCGATTATCTGTTTATGGGAGTACTCATACTATGTGCGATATATCAATTTTCTAAAATTTTTCCATATACGGCTTTTGCTGATTATGAAGTTCTTAATTCTGAAAAGACAAAACCTCTATTAAGTTTATTTACGGCCAATGTTCTTCAAGAAAATGATAAATACAACATGCTGAAGACCATGCATAAAACGATTGATGCTGACGTGATGTTATATACCGAAACCAATAGCAAATGGATGAAAGCCATAAACGGCGACCTCAATCCAACTTATATAGATAAAGTAGAAGTGCCCAAAGCGAATACTTATGGTATGTTACTCTATTCTAAATTTGAATTAATTGAGCCCACAGTCCATTATTTGGTTAGCGATAGTGTGCCTTCAATTCACACTAAAATTAAATTAACCAGTAACGACACTATTCAATTATTTGCCATACACCCAACGCCACCAATGCCTCAAGAAAACCCGACATCGTCGGATAGGGATACTGAGATGATGATGATTGCAAAATTGGCGTTAGACTCTAAATATCCTGTAGTAGTGATAGGCGATTTTAATGATGTCGCTTGGTCTGTAACCTCAAAACTATTTCAGAACGTTAGTCGGTTGTTGGATATTAGAAAAGGACGTGGACTTTACAATACGTATAGCGCAGACAGTTATATTATGAGATGGCCATTGGATCATATATTTATCTCCAGTGAATTTAAACTCCGAAAAGTAAAGCGCTGTGACGATATCAATTCGGATCATTTTCCGTTATTGACCATTTTAAGTTATGAACCTGAAGATCGAGAACTTCAACAACGGCCTTACCCCACAAAAGATGAATTGAAACGTGCTGAGGATCAAATTAAAAAATTTAAGGAAGAACAATTAAAACAAAATTAA
- a CDS encoding DUF421 domain-containing protein — MKEWFKFSIDGFFAIVLTAIGIYIALVILTRISGKRSFSKMSSFDFAMTVAIGSVLATAVISKSVSLQHGITGLAIIYLLQMVVAAARKWRPIQKIMDNKPTLLMENGKIIEGSLEKCKVTESDIKAKLREANVIQLSEVKAVVFESTGDISVLHGSDDKAIDEWLLDF, encoded by the coding sequence ATGAAAGAATGGTTTAAATTTTCAATAGATGGTTTTTTTGCTATTGTACTTACAGCAATTGGCATTTATATAGCCTTGGTTATTCTAACACGAATTAGCGGTAAACGCAGTTTTTCAAAAATGTCTAGTTTCGATTTTGCAATGACCGTCGCTATTGGCTCAGTTTTGGCAACGGCCGTAATTTCTAAATCGGTCTCACTGCAACATGGTATTACAGGTTTAGCGATTATATATCTCTTACAAATGGTTGTGGCTGCAGCCAGAAAATGGCGACCAATTCAAAAGATAATGGATAATAAACCGACTTTACTCATGGAAAATGGTAAAATTATTGAAGGGAGTTTAGAGAAATGTAAAGTTACTGAATCCGACATAAAAGCCAAGTTACGCGAAGCTAACGTCATCCAATTATCCGAAGTCAAAGCTGTTGTTTTTGAATCTACAGGAGATATTTCGGTTTTGCACGGTTCTGATGATAAAGCTATTGACGAATGGCTATTGGATTTTTGA
- a CDS encoding pyridoxamine 5'-phosphate oxidase family protein, with protein sequence MLKYASTVQTIVKHTTTSIVKIALHLVKDAQKNAKKLQHNLTYKLLMETTEDLIGKDAIDKIAKLLDNNKLAMMATKLDSMPFSVCPMTTQEIDSTGKLWFFTGKDSEHYRELQKDERLHLTYANQDDQEYLSIYGKAKITENKQKIDELWSSFLKVWFSGKDDPNLALLCVTIEDAYYWDQKHNKAVTIFKMAKSAITGEKSDTNDQGTLNIK encoded by the coding sequence GTGCTGAAATATGCGAGTACTGTGCAGACCATTGTGAAGCACACGACCACGAGCATTGTAAAAATTGCGCTGCATCTTGTAAAAGATGCGCAGAAGAATGCAAAAAAATTGCAGCATAACCTAACTTATAAATTACTTATGGAGACTACAGAAGACCTTATTGGCAAAGACGCCATAGATAAAATAGCTAAACTTTTAGACAATAATAAATTAGCCATGATGGCTACAAAATTGGACAGTATGCCCTTTTCGGTATGTCCAATGACTACACAAGAAATTGATAGCACTGGAAAACTTTGGTTTTTTACAGGAAAAGACAGTGAACATTATAGAGAGTTACAAAAAGATGAGCGATTGCATTTAACCTATGCGAATCAAGATGATCAAGAATATTTGTCTATTTATGGCAAGGCAAAAATCACGGAGAATAAGCAAAAAATTGACGAGCTTTGGTCGTCATTTTTAAAAGTGTGGTTCAGTGGAAAGGACGATCCAAATTTGGCGTTGCTATGCGTTACCATCGAAGATGCTTATTATTGGGATCAAAAACATAATAAAGCTGTTACCATTTTCAAAATGGCAAAATCCGCTATTACCGGAGAAAAAAGCGATACAAATGATCAAGGAACACTTAATATAAAATAG
- a CDS encoding YebC/PmpR family DNA-binding transcriptional regulator, which translates to MGRAFEFRKARKMKRWSAMSKAFTRIGKDIVMAVKEGGPDPDSNSRLRAVIQNAKAVNMPKDNVERAIKRASDKSQGDYKEVVFEGYAQHGIAVLIETATDNNTRTVANVRSYFNKTDGSLGTSGSVVFMFDHTCNFKIEDKDFDLEELELELIDFGVEEIFEDTDEDENGDEQKCIMIYAPFESFGNIQSYLETHNIEIISSGFERIPQVTKKITPEQAEDVEKLLEKLEEDDDVQNVYHTMEETEE; encoded by the coding sequence ATGGGAAGAGCTTTCGAATTTAGAAAAGCAAGAAAAATGAAACGCTGGTCTGCGATGAGCAAAGCCTTTACACGTATTGGTAAAGACATTGTAATGGCCGTAAAAGAAGGTGGTCCTGATCCTGATAGTAATTCCCGTTTAAGGGCAGTGATACAAAATGCCAAGGCCGTAAATATGCCCAAAGACAATGTAGAGCGTGCCATTAAACGTGCAAGTGATAAAAGCCAAGGCGATTATAAAGAAGTGGTTTTTGAAGGCTATGCCCAACACGGCATTGCGGTACTTATAGAAACGGCGACTGACAATAATACGCGAACGGTTGCCAATGTGAGATCTTATTTTAATAAAACCGACGGCAGTTTAGGAACCTCTGGCTCTGTGGTTTTTATGTTTGACCATACCTGCAATTTTAAAATTGAAGACAAGGATTTTGATCTGGAAGAATTGGAACTGGAATTGATTGATTTTGGCGTTGAAGAAATTTTCGAGGATACTGATGAAGATGAAAATGGCGACGAGCAAAAATGCATTATGATCTATGCACCTTTTGAAAGTTTCGGAAACATTCAGTCGTATTTAGAAACTCATAATATTGAAATTATTTCATCTGGTTTTGAACGTATTCCTCAAGTGACCAAAAAGATTACCCCAGAACAGGCAGAAGATGTTGAAAAATTATTGGAGAAGCTAGAGGAAGATGATGATGTACAGAATGTGTATCATACTATGGAAGAAACGGAAGAATAG
- a CDS encoding PIG-L family deacetylase → MHHMRLCLLLFISSILSIQAQQPKKYNASDIYEAVQKLNVLGSVLYIAAHPDDENTRLISYMSNEVKARTAYLSLTRGDGGQNLVGPEIRELLGVIRTQELLAARRVDGGEQRFTRANDFGYSKHPDETLEIWNKDEVLSDVVWAIREFKPDVIINRFDHRRAGQTHGHHTASAMLSMEAFDLANDASKYPSQLEFIKTWQPKRLFYNTSWWRYGSQEEFDKLDKSNMLNFDIGEYYPSKGMSNNEVAALASSQHLSQGFGRLSQRGSQQEYIEFLKGEPLDDNNDIFYGIDTSWNRVDGGNAIGTILKSVENNFNFKNPASHLPQLLEAYKLLQNLKNDHWRTIKTNEIKTIIEASTGLYMEVSAKSPNAAPNAEVTLDMEVLNRSEANIDLVSYQLSTLSNGISKNIALPSNQKLNFEEGITIPNNSNYTTPYWLNKQSTLGMYSVNNQELIGLPETPRAVYVDFNLMIEGTPIDIRKPVIYRYSKPEKGELYRPFEIIPAVSASLSDEVYIFENDNQKEIEVTIKAGKDIIEGYVQMAYPNDWEVYPEKQKVEIVNKGDIQKVVFTVIPPKNQSEGLITPMVHINGEFYTDELIEIDYAHMPFQTVLMPSESKVVRLDIEKRGTNIGYIEGAGDVVPESLRQIGYKVTIIKPEQILPENLSNFDAIVVGIRAYNIVDDLKFKQKFLLDYVSDGGNLIVQYNTSRGIKVDNLAPYNLELSRDRVTDENAEVKILEPNHPILNFPNKITSTDFEGWVQERGLYFPDNWSEEFTPLLASNDKGESSKKGALLVAKYGKGNYIYTGLSFFREFPAGVSGAFRLFTNLLSAEKADKRSFKN, encoded by the coding sequence ATGCATCACATGAGACTCTGTCTTCTGCTTTTTATAAGCTCTATACTTTCAATACAAGCTCAACAACCAAAAAAATACAATGCTTCAGACATTTATGAAGCGGTTCAAAAACTCAATGTTTTGGGTTCGGTTCTTTACATTGCCGCACATCCAGATGATGAAAATACACGACTCATTTCATACATGTCCAACGAAGTTAAAGCGCGTACTGCTTATTTATCTTTAACTCGTGGCGATGGCGGCCAAAACCTTGTTGGGCCAGAAATCAGGGAACTTTTAGGCGTCATAAGAACACAGGAATTATTAGCCGCAAGACGTGTCGATGGTGGCGAACAACGTTTTACAAGAGCCAACGATTTTGGGTATTCAAAACATCCTGATGAAACTTTAGAGATTTGGAACAAAGATGAGGTATTATCAGATGTCGTTTGGGCCATCCGAGAATTTAAACCAGATGTTATCATCAACCGTTTTGACCATAGAAGAGCTGGACAAACCCATGGCCATCACACGGCTTCTGCGATGTTGAGTATGGAAGCTTTTGATTTGGCCAATGATGCTTCAAAATATCCATCGCAATTGGAATTTATCAAGACATGGCAACCAAAACGCTTATTTTACAACACCTCTTGGTGGAGATACGGAAGTCAAGAAGAGTTTGACAAACTGGATAAAAGTAATATGCTCAATTTTGATATTGGCGAGTATTACCCAAGCAAAGGTATGTCTAATAACGAAGTTGCTGCTTTGGCCAGTAGTCAGCATCTAAGTCAAGGTTTTGGGCGGTTATCGCAACGCGGTTCCCAACAAGAATATATTGAGTTTTTAAAAGGCGAACCTTTGGATGACAACAACGACATATTTTATGGTATTGACACCTCTTGGAATCGTGTTGATGGTGGAAATGCTATCGGAACTATTTTGAAATCCGTTGAGAACAATTTCAACTTTAAAAATCCTGCGTCACATTTACCACAACTTTTAGAGGCCTATAAATTGCTTCAAAACTTAAAAAATGACCATTGGAGAACAATAAAAACAAATGAAATAAAAACCATCATTGAGGCCAGCACTGGATTGTATATGGAAGTTTCTGCCAAAAGCCCAAATGCCGCGCCCAATGCTGAGGTCACTCTAGATATGGAAGTTTTAAACCGAAGCGAAGCCAACATCGATTTAGTGTCTTATCAACTTTCGACATTAAGTAACGGTATTTCAAAAAACATAGCCTTACCATCTAACCAAAAGTTGAATTTTGAAGAAGGCATTACAATTCCAAATAACAGCAATTACACGACACCATATTGGTTAAACAAGCAAAGTACTTTAGGCATGTACAGCGTAAACAACCAAGAATTGATTGGTCTGCCAGAAACACCAAGAGCAGTTTATGTGGATTTTAATTTAATGATTGAAGGCACACCAATCGATATTAGAAAACCAGTCATCTATCGCTATTCTAAACCCGAAAAAGGCGAATTATACCGTCCATTTGAAATCATTCCTGCGGTTTCAGCCAGTCTAAGTGATGAAGTTTATATTTTTGAAAATGATAATCAGAAAGAAATCGAAGTTACCATAAAAGCTGGTAAAGATATCATTGAAGGTTATGTGCAAATGGCTTACCCTAACGATTGGGAAGTCTATCCTGAAAAGCAAAAAGTTGAAATTGTTAATAAAGGTGATATTCAAAAAGTGGTATTTACCGTTATTCCTCCAAAAAATCAGAGTGAAGGTTTAATCACACCCATGGTTCATATTAATGGCGAATTTTATACGGACGAGCTTATAGAAATCGATTATGCACATATGCCGTTCCAGACGGTTTTAATGCCAAGTGAAAGCAAAGTGGTACGATTGGATATAGAAAAACGAGGCACCAATATTGGTTATATCGAAGGTGCAGGCGATGTGGTTCCTGAAAGCTTAAGACAAATTGGTTATAAGGTCACCATCATCAAACCCGAACAGATTTTACCTGAAAATCTCTCAAATTTTGATGCGATTGTGGTTGGCATCAGAGCGTATAATATCGTGGATGACTTAAAATTCAAACAAAAATTCTTGTTGGATTATGTGAGTGATGGTGGAAATTTAATCGTTCAGTACAACACCAGTCGAGGAATCAAAGTCGATAACCTAGCGCCTTATAATTTAGAATTATCTCGAGACCGAGTTACAGACGAAAATGCAGAAGTGAAAATCCTAGAGCCCAATCATCCGATTTTAAATTTTCCGAATAAAATTACGAGTACTGACTTTGAAGGTTGGGTACAGGAACGTGGTTTGTATTTTCCAGATAATTGGTCTGAAGAATTCACGCCATTACTAGCTTCAAACGACAAAGGAGAGTCTTCAAAAAAAGGCGCTTTGTTGGTAGCCAAATACGGAAAAGGCAACTATATTTATACAGGATTAAGTTTTTTTAGAGAATTTCCTGCTGGAGTCTCAGGTGCTTTCAGATTATTTACTAACTTACTATCCGCAGAAAAAGCCGATAAACGGTCATTCAAAAATTGA
- a CDS encoding 4a-hydroxytetrahydrobiopterin dehydratase: MKLDDDTIEKKLLHFPDWEYHDNAIHAEFEFDNFKDCFSAMSRIAFECEALNHHPDWSNVYNVLKISLSTHDADGVTDKDFKLAQAIEDIVEVEE; this comes from the coding sequence ATGAAATTAGACGACGATACAATAGAAAAAAAATTATTGCATTTTCCAGATTGGGAATACCATGATAATGCCATCCATGCGGAATTTGAATTCGATAATTTTAAAGATTGCTTTAGTGCTATGAGCCGTATTGCTTTTGAGTGTGAAGCTTTAAACCATCATCCGGATTGGAGCAATGTTTATAATGTTCTTAAAATTTCATTATCTACTCATGATGCCGATGGTGTGACGGATAAAGACTTTAAATTGGCACAAGCTATTGAGGATATTGTTGAGGTTGAGGAGTGA
- a CDS encoding sugar nucleotide-binding protein: protein MKKETEQKHRILILGASGYIGNAIYKELGPYFRTFGTYRVEKKEYKSNQQFIQYNVEEDDVYEILESIKPSIIISALRGDFNAQVIAHQHIAEYVAVTSCKLIFLSSANVFDAYSQYPSYELDKTLSHSVYGHFKIKIENLLLRMPKKQIAIIRLPMVFGAGSPRIQELKEAISENETVEVFPNLIMNVTLDKKITQQIHYIINRNKYGVFHLGSTDLVHHDEFIKEVLAIITEKKVVLKQVFTTNDDRYLAVLPKFNKLPKHLQITSEVVLEELSI from the coding sequence ATGAAGAAGGAAACTGAACAAAAACATCGCATACTTATTCTTGGAGCCAGCGGTTATATAGGCAATGCGATTTATAAGGAATTAGGCCCTTATTTTAGAACGTTTGGTACGTATCGTGTTGAAAAAAAGGAATACAAATCAAATCAACAGTTCATTCAGTACAATGTTGAAGAAGATGATGTTTATGAAATTCTTGAGTCTATAAAACCATCCATAATCATATCAGCATTACGAGGTGATTTTAATGCTCAGGTTATCGCCCATCAACATATTGCAGAATACGTTGCTGTTACTTCCTGTAAATTAATCTTTTTGTCTTCTGCCAATGTTTTTGATGCCTACAGCCAATATCCTAGTTATGAATTGGACAAAACGCTGAGTCATAGTGTTTATGGTCATTTCAAAATAAAGATTGAAAATTTGCTTTTGCGAATGCCTAAAAAACAGATCGCCATCATTAGACTTCCCATGGTTTTTGGTGCGGGTTCGCCGAGAATTCAGGAATTAAAAGAAGCTATTTCAGAAAATGAAACTGTGGAAGTATTTCCGAATTTAATAATGAATGTAACGCTCGATAAGAAAATAACGCAGCAAATCCATTATATCATTAATCGAAATAAGTATGGTGTCTTTCACTTGGGAAGTACGGATTTGGTGCATCATGATGAATTTATAAAAGAGGTTTTAGCCATTATCACTGAAAAAAAAGTGGTACTAAAACAGGTTTTTACTACAAATGACGATCGTTATTTAGCTGTGCTCCCGAAGTTTAATAAGTTGCCGAAGCATTTGCAGATTACTAGTGAGGTGGTTTTGGAGGAACTTTCTATATGA
- a CDS encoding GH3 family domain-containing protein: MAILGNIIKGVIDLKDTFSSETIHAEVQEKVLKELLEKAKDTQFGKHYKFDDILESSDNQKTFAEKIPYFDYNKINDEWWHKLHNEETDVTWPGNPSYFAISSGTTGKTSKRIPVTDDMIEAIRDAGIKQVFALKNFELPADFFEKEIMMLGSSTDLDEKDDHLEGEISGISASNIPTWFRGYYKPGIEISQIEDWDERVQRIAERAEEWDIGALSGIPSWIELMLQKVIEYHNLDNIHDIWPNLQVYTSGGVAFGPYKKSFKALLGKPVTVIDTYLASEGYIATQVRPETDAMQLNTDNGIYFEFVPFKPEYINEDGSLKNEAPALSISEVELNQDYVLIISTVSGAWRYLIGDTIEFTDVERAEIKITGRTKFFLNTVGSQLSVNKMDAAMRELEEKFDTTIPEYTICAKRGEDGEFYHYWYLGSELEGVENSEVANALDESLKSANKNYKVARSKALHGVKVKVISPERFYDWNERNKKKGGQVKMERVMGEDKFADWEAFVNEE; the protein is encoded by the coding sequence ATGGCTATATTAGGAAATATTATTAAAGGTGTCATCGATTTAAAAGACACCTTTTCTTCTGAGACTATTCATGCAGAAGTACAAGAAAAAGTGTTGAAAGAGTTGTTAGAAAAAGCAAAAGACACACAATTCGGGAAGCATTATAAGTTTGACGACATTTTGGAATCCTCAGACAATCAAAAAACCTTCGCTGAAAAAATACCTTATTTTGATTATAATAAAATTAATGACGAATGGTGGCACAAACTTCATAATGAAGAAACCGATGTCACATGGCCCGGAAATCCATCCTATTTTGCTATAAGTTCTGGAACTACAGGAAAAACAAGCAAACGGATTCCAGTGACTGATGATATGATTGAAGCGATAAGAGACGCTGGAATTAAGCAAGTTTTCGCATTAAAGAATTTTGAACTTCCCGCCGATTTTTTTGAAAAGGAAATCATGATGTTGGGTAGTTCTACCGATTTGGATGAAAAAGACGACCATCTCGAAGGTGAGATTAGCGGTATTTCAGCCAGTAATATTCCAACGTGGTTTAGAGGCTATTATAAACCTGGTATTGAAATTTCCCAAATTGAAGATTGGGACGAACGTGTGCAACGGATTGCAGAACGTGCCGAGGAATGGGACATTGGAGCACTTAGCGGTATTCCGTCGTGGATAGAATTGATGCTTCAAAAAGTAATAGAATATCATAACCTAGATAATATTCATGACATCTGGCCAAATCTTCAAGTTTACACTTCAGGAGGTGTTGCCTTTGGACCTTATAAGAAAAGTTTTAAGGCTTTATTAGGAAAACCCGTTACGGTTATCGATACGTATTTGGCTTCTGAAGGTTACATTGCCACACAAGTTAGACCAGAAACCGATGCCATGCAACTCAATACTGATAATGGTATTTATTTCGAATTTGTGCCTTTCAAACCCGAATATATAAACGAGGATGGCTCATTAAAAAATGAAGCACCAGCCTTAAGCATAAGTGAGGTTGAATTAAATCAAGATTATGTATTAATAATCAGTACGGTCAGTGGTGCTTGGCGATATTTAATAGGAGATACTATAGAATTTACTGATGTGGAACGTGCCGAAATTAAAATTACAGGTCGTACCAAATTCTTTTTAAATACCGTTGGTTCGCAATTATCCGTAAATAAAATGGACGCTGCCATGCGAGAATTGGAAGAAAAATTCGATACCACAATTCCTGAATATACTATATGTGCCAAACGTGGCGAGGATGGTGAATTTTATCATTATTGGTATTTAGGTTCGGAATTGGAAGGTGTTGAGAATTCTGAAGTTGCCAATGCCTTGGATGAAAGTTTAAAGAGTGCAAACAAAAATTATAAAGTCGCTAGAAGTAAAGCTTTACATGGCGTAAAAGTAAAGGTAATTTCTCCGGAACGATTTTATGACTGGAATGAACGCAATAAGAAAAAAGGCGGACAAGTTAAAATGGAACGGGTTATGGGAGAAGATAAATTTGCAGATTGGGAAGCGTTTGTTAACGAGGAATAA
- the gcvT gene encoding glycine cleavage system aminomethyltransferase GcvT, whose translation MKDTALSATHQALDAKMVPFAGYNMPVQYEGVNAEHETVRKAVGVFDVSHMGEFLIEGPNALALIQKVSSNDASKLDVGKAQYSCLPNDDGGIVDDLIIYKVKDETYLLVVNASNIEKDWNWISSKNDVGAEMKDLSENYSLLAIQGPKAIEAMQSLSSHDLSDIKFYNFIVGDFAGIDHVIISATGYTGSGGFEIYCKNSEVKQIWDKVFEAGADYGIKPIGLAARDTLRLEMGYCLYGNDIDETTSPIEAGLGWVCKFNKDFTNSDALQAEKERTPERKLVAFQLDERGIPRQGYDIVDSNGNTIGNVTSGTMSPSLGKGIGMGYVPKVFSKVDSKIFIQVRKNAIPATVVKPPFYKRVEG comes from the coding sequence ATGAAAGATACAGCTTTATCCGCAACACATCAGGCACTTGATGCAAAAATGGTCCCTTTTGCTGGTTACAATATGCCAGTTCAGTATGAAGGTGTAAACGCAGAACACGAAACGGTAAGAAAAGCAGTTGGCGTTTTTGATGTCTCCCATATGGGCGAATTTTTAATTGAAGGCCCAAATGCCTTAGCCTTGATTCAGAAAGTATCAAGCAATGATGCCTCTAAATTGGACGTCGGAAAAGCACAATACAGTTGTTTACCAAATGATGATGGTGGTATTGTTGACGATTTGATCATTTATAAAGTGAAAGATGAGACGTATCTACTGGTTGTGAACGCGAGCAATATTGAAAAAGATTGGAACTGGATTTCTTCTAAAAACGATGTCGGTGCCGAGATGAAAGATCTTAGTGAAAATTATTCTTTACTTGCTATTCAAGGTCCAAAAGCGATTGAAGCGATGCAGTCCTTATCGAGCCATGATTTGTCGGACATAAAATTCTATAATTTCATAGTTGGTGATTTTGCAGGGATTGATCACGTTATTATTTCTGCAACTGGCTATACGGGAAGTGGCGGTTTCGAAATTTATTGTAAAAATTCTGAGGTCAAACAAATTTGGGATAAGGTTTTTGAAGCAGGCGCGGATTATGGCATAAAGCCTATTGGTTTAGCCGCAAGAGATACTTTGCGTCTGGAAATGGGCTACTGTTTGTACGGTAATGATATTGATGAAACTACTTCTCCCATTGAAGCTGGTTTGGGCTGGGTTTGTAAATTCAACAAGGATTTTACCAATAGTGATGCTTTACAAGCCGAAAAAGAACGTACACCAGAACGAAAATTAGTTGCCTTTCAATTAGACGAGCGTGGCATTCCACGTCAAGGTTATGATATTGTAGATAGCAACGGAAACACCATTGGCAATGTCACTTCAGGTACCATGAGTCCGAGTTTGGGCAAAGGTATTGGTATGGGTTATGTGCCAAAGGTATTTTCTAAAGTGGATAGTAAGATATTTATTCAAGTGCGTAAAAATGCGATTCCGGCAACCGTTGTAAAACCACCTTTCTATAAACGAGTAGAAGGATAA